In Mangifera indica cultivar Alphonso chromosome 14, CATAS_Mindica_2.1, whole genome shotgun sequence, the DNA window TACTTTTAGATAACTTTGAATTCCTAAAACTAAATCTTTTGGATTCCTTTCAGCATTTTTAGCTGctacaaatattttaaagagttgaaataatttttttctagaaTTCAATCCAGTTAAGGCTAGGgtacttttgtttcaagaaattccATTAAATAATGATAGTAAAAGCTCAAACAACAACcattaaaaaacaattcaatTCTTCAGTAAGAACtgaaaaccctaaccctaaaaatTATGCTCAGTaaccaacaaaattaaataccaaaagaaacaaaaaacttgaaattttacTCCCAAATAACAAATCTTAACTAGCCCCAACTCTCACATTCATCACATTTAAGTAGAAATCAGAATTTGACCCAATTACCAGCAAAATAAGCTTATCAACTAGTGACCCACAACCCGTTTCAGTCTCCTCAACGAGGTTCGAAGCCGAATCCAGAAACGAGGGCATTTCCTCCAAGTTCTGGAGTCGTTTATCTTGCGTCTTCTCTTGCATTGCATACAAAGTAGTGGACAAAAGTTCCCACATATTGATCTCTTTCTGGTAATGTTTTTTGAGCTTCAACAACGCTTTTCTCTTGCGTTCTTTTCGTtgcctttcttcttcttcaggaTCTGTGGGTCGAGAGGACGATGGTTCGTCGAGCCGCCGCTTCTTTCGCTTGTAAATGAAGCCATCGTCGTTGCAGAGCTCCCACTCTTCTGATGCTGGGTCCATGTCCATGGGGTGGAGGGAGCGTGAGAAAcccaaaattttt includes these proteins:
- the LOC123196538 gene encoding uncharacterized protein LOC123196538, coding for MDPASEEWELCNDDGFIYKRKKRRLDEPSSSRPTDPEEEERQRKERKRKALLKLKKHYQKEINMWELLSTTLYAMQEKTQDKRLQNLEEMPSFLDSASNLVEETETGCGSLVDKLILLVIGSNSDFYLNVMNVRVGASRSPEAIIHDVSNLCDVAEAMCNAQEEQLKQSFLDLPVWSSPQELMASLCDAIICDFAGVVLYLNIEGETVRVRKLLAGA